The following are from one region of the Streptomyces tuirus genome:
- a CDS encoding alkaline phosphatase PhoX, with protein sequence MSLTRRDFARNSAITGAGVALAGSVGALATAPNALASDDTGSAGDRAADARHGVGYGPLVPDPQGILALPAGFAYRVITYSGRTTLESGESTPSNHDGTAAFDGPRGTTLLVNNHELKGPRAKWEHPVPLTEGLVYDPAAAGGCTVVEVRPDGRVAEWVGIAGTSTNCAGGATPWGTWLTCEENSDKAGVNGMTKDHGYVFEVDPCDRRANRGPKPLKFFGRYDHEAVVIDPKRGHAYLTEDAAGPNGLFFRWTPPRGFEYGPGKFRQLADDAGVLQAPKCFDSGGQFVDDLSRATRTGTVYGVDWVDVPDRDARTTPVRKQFKDDEVTRARKLEGMWWGDGGAYIVSSYAREESPVQHDGQVWFYDPKRRTLTLKVLLGVNPDPSKDGAFDGPDNITVSPYGGLVIAEDGEGVQHLFGATDSGRTYPIARNELNIGTEEEPEYSEFTGVTFSPDGRTLYANIQTPGIMLAITGPWKRQKRS encoded by the coding sequence ATGTCGCTCACCCGTAGGGACTTCGCCAGAAACTCCGCGATCACCGGTGCCGGTGTCGCGCTGGCGGGCAGTGTCGGAGCCCTCGCCACCGCGCCGAACGCCCTCGCCTCCGACGACACCGGCAGCGCGGGGGACCGGGCGGCGGACGCCCGGCACGGAGTCGGCTACGGGCCGCTCGTCCCGGACCCCCAGGGGATCCTCGCCCTGCCCGCCGGTTTCGCGTACCGGGTCATCACGTACAGCGGCCGGACCACACTGGAGTCCGGCGAGTCCACGCCGTCCAACCACGACGGCACCGCCGCCTTCGACGGCCCCCGCGGCACCACCCTGCTCGTCAACAACCACGAGCTGAAGGGCCCGCGCGCCAAGTGGGAGCACCCGGTGCCGCTCACCGAGGGCCTCGTCTACGACCCCGCGGCCGCCGGCGGCTGCACCGTCGTCGAGGTGCGGCCCGACGGACGCGTCGCCGAGTGGGTGGGCATCGCCGGCACCTCCACCAACTGCGCGGGCGGCGCCACCCCCTGGGGCACCTGGCTCACCTGCGAGGAGAACTCCGACAAGGCCGGCGTCAACGGCATGACCAAGGACCACGGCTATGTGTTCGAGGTCGATCCGTGCGACCGGCGCGCCAACCGCGGTCCCAAGCCGCTGAAGTTCTTCGGCCGCTACGACCACGAGGCCGTCGTCATCGACCCCAAGCGCGGCCACGCCTACCTCACCGAGGACGCCGCCGGCCCCAACGGCCTCTTCTTCCGCTGGACCCCGCCCCGCGGCTTCGAGTACGGCCCCGGGAAGTTCCGGCAGCTCGCCGACGACGCCGGCGTGCTCCAGGCCCCCAAGTGCTTCGACTCCGGCGGCCAGTTCGTCGACGACCTGTCCCGTGCCACGAGGACCGGCACCGTCTACGGCGTCGACTGGGTGGACGTCCCCGACCGCGACGCCCGCACCACGCCCGTGCGCAAGCAGTTCAAGGACGACGAGGTCACCCGCGCCCGCAAGCTGGAGGGCATGTGGTGGGGCGACGGCGGCGCCTACATCGTCTCCTCCTACGCCCGTGAGGAAAGCCCCGTCCAGCACGACGGCCAGGTCTGGTTCTACGACCCCAAGCGCCGCACGCTGACGCTCAAGGTCCTGCTCGGAGTGAACCCCGACCCGTCGAAGGACGGTGCGTTCGACGGTCCGGACAACATCACCGTCTCCCCGTACGGCGGTCTCGTCATCGCCGAGGACGGCGAAGGCGTGCAGCATCTGTTCGGCGCCACCGACAGCGGACGCACGTACCCGATCGCCCGCAACGAGCTGAACATCGGCACCGAAGAGGAGCCGGAATACAGCGAGTTCACCGGCGTCACCTTCTCGCCCGACGGCCGGACCCTCTACGCCAACATCCAGACGCCCGGCATCATGCTCGCCATCACCGGCCCCTGGAAGCGCCAGAAGCGGTCATAA
- a CDS encoding endonuclease/exonuclease/phosphatase family protein, producing MPSKSSARLAALTVAAACSAASTIVLTSPAHAESVRIHDIQGSTRMSPYAGQQVTDVAGIVTGIRTYGSSRGFWIQDPNADADPATSEGVFVFTSSAPKGVAVGDSVTVAGTVSEYVPGGAASGNQSLTEITKPTTTVVSSGNALPAATAITSRSVPAAYAPAGDTAANGSVNALPLKPSQYALDYYEALEGMSVQVTDTRVVGATDPYTELWVTVKPHENRTRHGGTVYGSYDDQNSGRLQIQSLGASAEFPKANVGDTLAGTTAGPLDYNQFGGYTLVASELGTLKSAGLERETTRKQRSSELAVATYNVENLDPADDTFAAHASAIVHNLKSPDIVSLEEIQDNNGAKNDGTVAADQTLTKLIDAIVAAGGPKYDWRSIDPANNTDGGEPGGNIRQAFLFNPERVSFTDRPGGDATTATGVTKIRGKAHLTLSPGRIAPADEAWKSSRKPLAGEFVFRGRTVFVIANHFNSKGGDQGLTSQYQPPSRSSETQRHQQATLVNAFVKDILDTQKNADVITLGDINDFEFSKTAQLLEGRGELWSAIKSLPRSERYSYVYQGNSQVLDQILISPSIRRDCDFEYDSVHVNAEFNDQISDHDPQVLRFRP from the coding sequence TTGCCGAGCAAGTCGTCCGCGCGTCTCGCCGCGCTCACCGTCGCCGCCGCGTGTTCCGCGGCATCCACGATCGTCCTCACCAGCCCCGCGCACGCGGAGTCGGTCCGCATCCACGACATCCAGGGCAGCACCCGGATGTCCCCGTACGCCGGTCAGCAGGTGACGGACGTGGCCGGAATCGTCACCGGCATCCGGACCTACGGCTCGTCCCGCGGCTTCTGGATCCAGGACCCGAACGCGGACGCCGACCCGGCGACCAGCGAGGGCGTCTTCGTCTTCACCAGCTCGGCCCCGAAGGGCGTCGCCGTCGGTGACTCCGTCACGGTCGCCGGCACGGTCTCGGAGTACGTCCCCGGCGGCGCCGCCTCCGGCAACCAGTCGCTGACGGAGATCACCAAGCCGACGACCACGGTCGTCTCCAGCGGCAACGCGCTCCCCGCCGCCACGGCGATCACCTCGCGCTCGGTCCCCGCCGCCTACGCGCCCGCCGGCGACACCGCCGCGAACGGCTCGGTCAACGCGCTCCCCCTGAAGCCCTCGCAGTACGCCCTGGACTACTACGAGGCGCTGGAGGGCATGTCGGTGCAGGTCACCGACACCCGCGTCGTCGGCGCCACCGACCCGTACACCGAGCTCTGGGTGACGGTGAAGCCGCACGAGAACCGCACCCGCCACGGCGGCACGGTCTACGGCTCCTACGACGACCAGAACTCGGGCCGCCTCCAGATCCAGTCCCTCGGCGCGTCGGCGGAGTTCCCCAAGGCGAACGTGGGCGACACCCTCGCCGGCACCACAGCGGGCCCCCTGGACTACAACCAGTTCGGCGGCTACACCCTGGTCGCGAGCGAACTCGGCACCCTGAAGAGCGCGGGCCTGGAGCGCGAGACGACCCGCAAGCAGCGCTCCTCCGAACTCGCGGTCGCCACCTACAACGTCGAGAACCTCGACCCGGCCGACGACACGTTCGCCGCCCACGCCTCCGCGATCGTGCACAACCTGAAGTCGCCCGACATCGTGTCCCTGGAGGAGATCCAGGACAACAACGGCGCGAAGAACGACGGCACGGTCGCCGCCGACCAGACGCTGACCAAGCTGATCGACGCTATCGTCGCGGCCGGCGGCCCGAAGTACGACTGGCGCTCGATAGACCCGGCGAACAACACCGACGGCGGCGAGCCCGGCGGCAACATCCGCCAGGCCTTCCTGTTCAACCCGGAGCGGGTCTCCTTCACGGATCGCCCCGGCGGCGACGCCACCACGGCCACCGGCGTGACGAAGATCCGCGGCAAGGCCCACCTCACCCTCAGCCCCGGCCGCATCGCCCCCGCCGACGAGGCCTGGAAGAGCAGCCGCAAGCCGCTGGCCGGCGAGTTCGTCTTCCGCGGCCGCACGGTCTTCGTGATCGCCAACCACTTCAACTCCAAGGGCGGCGACCAGGGCCTGACCTCCCAGTACCAGCCGCCGTCCCGCAGCTCCGAGACGCAGCGCCACCAGCAGGCCACCCTGGTGAACGCCTTCGTCAAGGACATCCTCGACACCCAGAAGAACGCGGACGTCATCACCCTGGGCGACATCAACGACTTCGAGTTCTCGAAGACCGCGCAGCTCCTGGAGGGCCGCGGCGAACTCTGGTCGGCGATCAAGTCGCTCCCCCGCAGCGAGCGCTACTCGTACGTCTACCAGGGCAACAGCCAGGTCCTCGACCAGATCCTGATCAGCCCGTCGATCCGCCGCGACTGCGACTTCGAGTACGACAGCGTGCACGTCAACGCGGAGTTCAACGACCAGATCAGCGACCACGACCCGCAGGTCCTGCGCTTCCGCCCGTAA
- a CDS encoding antibiotic biosynthesis monooxygenase, with product MSRRTDQHPDLTDPRVGAPFFSTWRVGTPERQRRTVEAIGSTWERRPWPARDLLGYHVYAGHDGSTLMHYSQWTGEHAYESFVKAHRQERVDEIDTAVPGIERVGLGRYRRYRSRERAVGDARVPGLIVTVRVDFDGEERREEWVDLVVKALDEDPEGHVGLVSAHFHLSTDGGHVLNYAEWASADDYDRALAAPASEMWERVRAYPGLKGSVGSRYEHALGLVPG from the coding sequence ATGAGCCGTCGAACCGATCAGCACCCCGACCTCACCGACCCCCGTGTCGGTGCTCCCTTCTTCAGTACATGGCGGGTGGGCACCCCCGAGCGGCAGCGGCGGACGGTGGAGGCCATCGGGAGTACCTGGGAGCGGCGGCCCTGGCCCGCCAGGGATCTGCTGGGGTATCACGTGTACGCGGGGCACGACGGGTCCACCCTGATGCACTACTCGCAGTGGACCGGCGAGCACGCCTACGAGTCGTTCGTGAAGGCCCACCGGCAGGAACGCGTCGACGAGATCGACACCGCCGTACCGGGTATCGAGCGGGTGGGGCTGGGGCGGTACCGGCGGTACCGGAGCCGGGAGCGCGCCGTGGGAGATGCGAGGGTGCCCGGGTTGATCGTGACCGTGCGGGTCGACTTCGATGGTGAAGAGCGCCGGGAAGAGTGGGTCGATCTCGTCGTGAAGGCTCTGGACGAGGACCCGGAGGGGCACGTGGGGCTGGTGTCCGCGCATTTCCATCTGAGTACGGACGGCGGACACGTGCTGAACTACGCGGAGTGGGCGAGCGCCGACGACTACGACCGGGCTCTGGCCGCGCCGGCGAGTGAGATGTGGGAGCGGGTGCGGGCGTATCCGGGCCTGAAGGGGAGCGTGGGCAGTCGGTACGAGCATGCTCTGGGGCTGGTGCCGGGGTGA
- a CDS encoding DUF3618 domain-containing protein gives MTDAMGGAKGPDELRRQIERTRRELGDTVEELAGKADVKGRARARAADLRDKAGAMTVQLRSSAAQAGHSVHDRATHAGPRPVRTVVQAGMRHPRPVLVAGAAGAVVAVGVMRWRHAHGHR, from the coding sequence ATGACGGACGCGATGGGTGGGGCGAAGGGTCCGGACGAGCTGCGGCGGCAGATCGAGCGGACCCGTCGTGAACTGGGCGACACGGTGGAGGAGTTGGCGGGGAAGGCGGATGTGAAGGGGCGTGCACGGGCGCGGGCGGCTGATCTGCGGGACAAGGCCGGGGCGATGACGGTGCAGTTGCGGAGCAGTGCTGCTCAGGCGGGGCACTCCGTGCACGACAGGGCGACGCATGCGGGGCCCCGGCCGGTGCGGACCGTGGTCCAGGCCGGGATGCGGCATCCCAGGCCGGTGCTGGTGGCTGGGGCGGCGGGGGCCGTGGTGGCCGTCGGGGTGATGCGGTGGAGGCATGCGCACGGGCATCGCTGA
- a CDS encoding phage holin family protein translates to MTGTIDHRAVHDERRSVGELVGQATEQLSTLMRQEVALAKEELAEKGRRAGRGGGLLGAAGAVAYAGLLVLSGAGVAALSLVLPVWAAALIVTGVLFVIAAVLAATGRAQLRRATPPTPEQALGSVRADVEEIKERAHR, encoded by the coding sequence GTGACCGGGACCATCGATCATCGGGCCGTGCACGACGAGCGCCGCTCCGTGGGTGAGCTCGTCGGGCAGGCCACGGAGCAGCTCTCCACGCTCATGCGGCAGGAAGTGGCACTCGCCAAGGAGGAGCTGGCCGAGAAGGGGCGGCGTGCGGGGCGCGGCGGAGGGCTGCTCGGGGCGGCGGGCGCCGTCGCGTACGCCGGGTTGCTCGTTCTGTCCGGTGCGGGTGTCGCGGCGCTGTCGCTGGTGCTGCCGGTGTGGGCCGCGGCGCTGATCGTGACGGGGGTGCTGTTCGTGATCGCGGCCGTACTGGCGGCGACCGGGCGGGCGCAGTTGCGGCGGGCCACGCCGCCTACGCCTGAGCAGGCTCTCGGGAGTGTCAGGGCGGACGTGGAGGAGATCAAGGAAAGGGCGCATCGATGA
- a CDS encoding WD40 repeat domain-containing protein, which produces MNVDELVRDALRDQADGQPPAAPGFADRVLAVRRRRRSRRIASVAATAAAVIAVAVAVPVLDSGKQDVRPSGGVRQTSVTPHPDQSPPRDLIAAGRVALAAYYTTRTVEQSADRAVSERTYWLLNPGTKKYAEDDRWSYVAVAPGMRTAAVLERNLPVPRIGLLDLASGQVKRWIPVDRPVAGVEFSTDGRKLVATTYSENPDRRVKIEGSQDWDAPFMASDRTGFHVIDVASGSSSWAGVEVGGGADDPDAFLNSRQDFSFTRDGRLAWSGMPTEPGEKFYDFTGREVSAPALERYRDWSVDAGVSPDGQLVAGQFAGRKWKTSSFVLDARTGKQREVRGQQLLAWADGHSLVAWDIGRDGNEYHQRLVLVTIGGEKTIPLSDFRSPKDNTKGRWEPVFVER; this is translated from the coding sequence GTGAACGTCGACGAACTCGTGCGTGACGCACTGCGCGACCAGGCCGACGGGCAGCCGCCCGCGGCCCCCGGCTTCGCCGACCGGGTGCTGGCCGTTCGCCGGCGCCGCCGCAGCCGGCGGATCGCTTCCGTCGCGGCCACGGCCGCCGCCGTGATCGCCGTCGCCGTGGCCGTGCCGGTGCTGGACTCCGGCAAGCAGGACGTACGCCCCTCGGGCGGTGTGCGGCAGACCAGCGTGACGCCCCACCCGGACCAGTCGCCGCCGCGGGACCTCATCGCGGCCGGGCGGGTGGCGCTCGCCGCGTACTACACCACCAGGACCGTCGAGCAGTCCGCCGACCGTGCCGTCTCGGAGCGTACGTACTGGCTGCTGAACCCCGGCACGAAGAAGTACGCCGAGGACGACCGGTGGTCCTATGTCGCGGTCGCCCCCGGCATGAGGACGGCCGCCGTGCTGGAGCGGAACCTGCCCGTCCCGCGCATCGGGCTGCTCGACCTGGCGAGCGGTCAGGTCAAGCGGTGGATCCCGGTCGACCGGCCGGTGGCGGGGGTGGAGTTCTCCACCGACGGCAGGAAGCTCGTCGCGACGACGTACAGCGAGAACCCCGACCGCCGGGTCAAGATCGAGGGGTCGCAGGACTGGGACGCCCCGTTCATGGCGTCGGACCGGACCGGGTTCCACGTCATCGACGTGGCCTCGGGAAGCAGTTCCTGGGCCGGGGTGGAGGTCGGCGGGGGCGCGGACGACCCCGACGCGTTCCTCAACTCCCGCCAGGACTTCTCGTTCACCCGCGACGGCCGTCTCGCCTGGTCCGGGATGCCCACCGAACCCGGCGAGAAGTTCTACGACTTCACCGGCAGGGAGGTTTCCGCGCCCGCGCTGGAACGGTACCGGGACTGGTCCGTGGACGCGGGGGTGTCGCCCGACGGGCAGCTGGTCGCCGGTCAGTTCGCGGGGCGGAAGTGGAAGACGTCGTCCTTCGTCCTCGACGCCCGCACCGGGAAGCAGCGGGAGGTGCGCGGGCAGCAGCTGCTCGCCTGGGCGGACGGGCACTCGCTCGTCGCCTGGGACATCGGGCGGGACGGGAACGAGTACCACCAGCGGCTGGTCCTGGTGACCATCGGCGGGGAGAAGACGATCCCGCTCAGCGACTTCCGGTCGCCCAAGGACAACACCAAGGGGCGGTGGGAGCCGGTGTTCGTGGAGAGGTGA
- a CDS encoding SigE family RNA polymerase sigma factor has product MDAEAQESFREFVANRSSALLKTAVLLSGGDRHAGEDLLQNALIKAAGRWHRIDEPEAYVRQVLYRQQVSRWRLKWRRRELSVAEPPETGTAPDTSGAAELRLVMRGALARLTARQRTVLVLRYFEDLPEGEVARILGCSVGTVRSATHRSLARLRALAPELAALGPAADEQRPSRDYSPMEVRP; this is encoded by the coding sequence ATGGATGCCGAAGCACAGGAGAGTTTCCGGGAGTTCGTGGCGAACAGGTCGTCCGCGCTGCTGAAGACCGCCGTCCTGCTGAGCGGCGGCGACCGGCACGCGGGTGAGGACCTGCTCCAGAACGCCCTGATCAAGGCGGCGGGCCGCTGGCACCGCATCGACGAACCCGAGGCCTACGTCCGGCAGGTCCTCTACCGCCAGCAGGTCAGCCGCTGGCGGCTGAAGTGGCGCAGGCGTGAACTGAGCGTCGCCGAACCACCGGAGACCGGCACCGCCCCGGACACCTCCGGCGCCGCCGAGCTGCGGCTGGTGATGCGTGGCGCGCTGGCCAGGCTGACCGCGCGGCAGCGCACCGTGCTCGTGCTGCGCTACTTCGAGGATCTGCCCGAGGGCGAGGTGGCCCGCATCCTGGGCTGCTCCGTCGGCACCGTACGGTCCGCCACCCACCGTTCCCTCGCCCGGCTGCGTGCCCTCGCACCCGAGCTGGCCGCCCTCGGCCCGGCCGCCGACGAACAGCGGCCCTCCCGTGACTACTCGCCCATGGAGGTGCGTCCGTGA
- the dapD gene encoding 2,3,4,5-tetrahydropyridine-2,6-dicarboxylate N-succinyltransferase, which produces MTDTTAPRTTGAVAAGLATIAADGTVLDTWFPAPELAEQPGPSGTERLSAERAAELLGGGATAAIGPDARRGVEVVAVRTVIASLDEKPIDAHDAYLRLHLLSHRLVKPHGQNLDGIFGFLANVAWTSLGPVAVDDLEKVRLNARAEGLHLQVTSVDKFPRMTDYVAPKGVRIADADRVRLGAHLAEGTTVMHEGFVNFNAGTLGTSMVEGRISAGVVIGDGSDIGGGASTMGTLSGGGNVIISIGERCLIGAEAGVGIALGDECVVEAGLYVTAGTRVTMPDGQIVKARELSGASNILFRRNSVTGTVEARPNNAVWGGLNEILHSHN; this is translated from the coding sequence ATGACCGACACGACTGCTCCTCGCACCACCGGCGCGGTGGCCGCCGGCCTCGCCACGATCGCCGCCGACGGCACCGTTCTCGACACCTGGTTCCCCGCGCCCGAGCTGGCCGAACAGCCCGGCCCGTCCGGCACCGAGCGGCTGTCCGCCGAGCGTGCCGCGGAGCTGCTCGGCGGCGGCGCGACCGCGGCGATCGGCCCGGACGCCCGCCGGGGCGTTGAGGTGGTCGCGGTCCGCACGGTCATCGCCTCGCTGGACGAGAAGCCGATCGACGCGCACGACGCCTACCTGCGCCTGCACCTGCTCTCCCACCGCCTGGTCAAGCCGCACGGGCAGAACCTGGACGGCATCTTCGGCTTCCTCGCCAACGTCGCCTGGACCTCGCTCGGCCCCGTCGCCGTCGACGACCTGGAGAAGGTGCGGCTCAACGCCCGCGCCGAGGGCCTGCACCTCCAGGTGACCTCCGTGGACAAGTTCCCGCGCATGACCGACTATGTGGCCCCCAAGGGCGTCCGGATCGCCGACGCCGACCGGGTCCGCCTCGGCGCCCACCTCGCCGAGGGCACCACCGTCATGCACGAGGGCTTCGTCAACTTCAATGCCGGCACCCTCGGCACCTCGATGGTCGAGGGCCGCATCTCCGCCGGTGTCGTGATCGGCGACGGCTCGGACATCGGCGGCGGCGCCTCCACGATGGGCACCCTCTCCGGCGGCGGCAACGTCATCATCTCCATCGGCGAGCGCTGCCTGATCGGCGCCGAGGCGGGCGTCGGCATCGCCCTCGGCGACGAGTGCGTCGTCGAGGCCGGCCTCTACGTCACCGCCGGCACCCGCGTCACCATGCCCGACGGCCAGATCGTCAAGGCCCGCGAGCTGTCCGGAGCCTCCAACATCCTCTTCCGCCGCAACTCGGTCACCGGCACGGTCGAGGCCCGGCCGAACAACGCGGTGTGGGGCGGGCTGAACGAGATCCTGCACAGCCACAACTGA
- a CDS encoding TetR/AcrR family transcriptional regulator, whose product MARRYDPERRQRIIDAAIRVVGAKGIAGLSHRSAAAEADVPLGSTTYHFKTLDELLVAALRQANEGFAKVIASRGGLEDPRTDLAAELAAWMGEWLAGDRTGVELEHELYLAALRRPALRPVAAEWADGVAQLLSRHTDPLTARALVAVIDGICLQVLLTGVPYDEEYAREVLGRVLAGAVG is encoded by the coding sequence ATGGCCCGGCGTTACGACCCCGAGCGGCGTCAGCGGATCATCGACGCGGCGATCCGGGTCGTCGGGGCGAAGGGGATCGCCGGTCTGAGCCACCGCAGCGCCGCCGCCGAGGCCGATGTGCCGCTCGGCTCGACGACGTACCACTTCAAGACCCTCGACGAGCTGCTGGTCGCCGCGTTGCGGCAGGCCAACGAGGGCTTCGCCAAGGTGATCGCCTCGCGCGGCGGTCTGGAGGACCCGCGCACCGATCTGGCCGCCGAACTAGCCGCGTGGATGGGGGAGTGGCTCGCGGGCGACCGGACGGGGGTGGAGCTGGAGCACGAGCTGTACCTCGCCGCCCTGCGCCGGCCCGCCCTGCGGCCCGTCGCCGCCGAGTGGGCCGACGGCGTCGCCCAGTTGCTGTCCCGGCACACGGATCCGCTGACCGCGCGGGCGCTGGTGGCGGTCATCGACGGCATCTGTCTGCAGGTGCTGCTGACAGGGGTGCCGTATGACGAGGAGTACGCGCGGGAGGTGCTGGGGCGGGTGCTTGCGGGGGCGGTGGGGTGA
- a CDS encoding DMT family transporter — translation MGYLLLAGAIAAEVGATTAMKYSDGFSRLGPSLLTILGYIVSFALLAQTLKTVSVGTAYAIWAGVGTAAIATIGIAFLGEGMTVTKAAGIALIIVGVVVLNLGGAH, via the coding sequence ATGGGATATCTGCTGCTGGCCGGGGCCATAGCCGCCGAAGTGGGTGCGACCACCGCCATGAAGTACAGCGACGGCTTCAGCAGGCTCGGACCGTCGCTGCTCACGATCCTCGGCTACATCGTCTCCTTCGCGCTGCTGGCGCAGACCCTGAAGACCGTCTCCGTCGGCACGGCCTACGCCATCTGGGCCGGAGTCGGCACCGCCGCCATCGCCACGATCGGGATCGCCTTCCTGGGCGAGGGCATGACCGTCACCAAGGCCGCCGGCATCGCGCTGATCATCGTCGGGGTCGTGGTGCTGAACCTGGGCGGAGCCCACTGA
- a CDS encoding AbfB domain-containing protein: MSESKSRPPQDRPWESGWAPDTTRAPGTRRLWLAGTLALATITACVTAITVMESESGEPESRAAEPTTLSGSAPGGLISFATPSQDGTEKPGADRAETSPAPSTSSTSPSPATPTPTPGKKAPKPPKASPAPSKQPKPPSSHGISIRSVNFPDRYWRVRDGSVRLDRLGSSSEQREDATFQRVAGLADSSCYSFTTADGRYLRHPSFVLVANPNDGSSLFRKDATFCPRYRPASGTLTLESVNYPGRFLRHRDFQLRLDPYENSRLYRSDSAFQLVAELD; the protein is encoded by the coding sequence ATGTCAGAAAGCAAGTCCCGGCCGCCACAGGACCGGCCCTGGGAGAGCGGCTGGGCCCCGGACACCACCCGGGCACCGGGGACGCGACGGCTCTGGCTGGCGGGCACACTGGCCCTGGCCACGATCACCGCGTGCGTCACGGCCATCACGGTGATGGAGAGCGAGTCCGGCGAGCCGGAATCCCGGGCGGCGGAGCCGACCACCCTGAGCGGTTCGGCCCCGGGCGGCCTGATCTCCTTCGCGACCCCCTCCCAGGACGGCACGGAGAAGCCGGGCGCGGACCGCGCCGAGACCTCCCCCGCCCCCAGCACTTCGAGCACCTCCCCGAGCCCGGCCACGCCAACGCCGACGCCGGGGAAGAAGGCCCCGAAGCCGCCGAAGGCGTCCCCGGCCCCCTCGAAGCAGCCGAAGCCCCCGTCCTCGCACGGCATTTCCATACGCTCGGTCAACTTCCCCGACCGCTACTGGCGGGTGCGCGACGGCTCCGTGCGCCTGGACCGGCTCGGCTCGAGCTCCGAGCAGCGCGAGGACGCCACCTTCCAGCGCGTCGCCGGACTCGCCGACTCCTCCTGCTACTCCTTCACCACCGCGGACGGCCGCTATCTGCGCCACCCCAGCTTCGTCCTGGTCGCCAACCCGAACGACGGCTCGTCCCTCTTCCGCAAGGACGCCACGTTCTGCCCCCGCTACCGGCCCGCGTCCGGCACGCTCACGCTGGAGTCGGTCAACTACCCGGGCCGCTTCCTGCGCCACCGCGACTTCCAGCTCCGCCTGGACCCCTATGAGAACAGCCGGCTGTACCGCTCGGACTCGGCGTTCCAGCTGGTGGCCGAGCTGGACTGA
- a CDS encoding metal-sulfur cluster assembly factor yields MSETVEMKPASEEEVREALYDVVDPELGIDVVNLGLIYGIHIDDANIATLDMTLTSAACPLTDVIEDQAKSATDGLVSELRINWVWMPPWGPDKITDDGREQLRALGFNV; encoded by the coding sequence ATGAGCGAGACCGTTGAGATGAAGCCGGCCTCCGAGGAGGAGGTCCGTGAGGCGCTGTACGACGTCGTCGACCCCGAGCTGGGCATCGACGTCGTCAACCTCGGCCTGATCTACGGCATCCACATCGACGACGCGAACATCGCGACGCTCGACATGACCCTGACGTCGGCGGCCTGCCCGCTGACGGACGTCATCGAGGACCAGGCGAAGTCCGCCACCGACGGCCTCGTGAGCGAGCTGCGGATCAACTGGGTCTGGATGCCGCCGTGGGGCCCCGACAAGATCACGGACGACGGACGCGAGCAGCTGCGGGCTCTCGGGTTCAACGTCTGA
- the sufU gene encoding Fe-S cluster assembly sulfur transfer protein SufU — MKLDSMYQEVILDHYKNPHGRGLRDGDAEVHHVNPTCGDEITLRVKYDGTTIEDVSYEGQGCSISQASASVLNELLVGKDLSDAQKIQETFLELMQSKGKLEPDDAMEDILEDAVAFAGVSKYPARVKCALLSWMAWKDATAQVLGGADAEKETTA, encoded by the coding sequence GTGAAACTGGACTCCATGTACCAGGAAGTCATCCTGGACCACTACAAGAACCCGCACGGGCGGGGCTTGCGGGATGGCGACGCCGAGGTGCACCACGTCAACCCGACGTGCGGTGACGAGATCACACTGCGCGTGAAGTACGACGGCACCACGATCGAGGACGTCTCGTACGAGGGCCAGGGCTGTTCCATCAGCCAGGCGAGCGCGTCCGTACTGAACGAACTCCTCGTCGGCAAGGACCTCTCCGACGCGCAGAAGATCCAGGAGACCTTCCTGGAGCTGATGCAGTCCAAGGGGAAGCTCGAACCCGACGACGCGATGGAGGACATCCTGGAGGACGCGGTCGCGTTCGCCGGGGTGTCCAAGTACCCGGCCCGGGTGAAGTGCGCCCTGCTGAGCTGGATGGCCTGGAAGGACGCGACGGCCCAGGTCCTGGGCGGAGCCGACGCCGAGAAGGAGACGACGGCATGA